One genomic region from bacterium encodes:
- a CDS encoding glycoside hydrolase family 15 protein produces MAQLDLGILGNASFSALVDDKGRNVWCCLPRFDGDPVFSSLLAGEGEPESGFFDVLLENFRSSEQEYLRNTAILVTRLHDANGGEIEIIDFAPRYRERERMYRPIMLVRQIRRISGDPRIRIRLRPSTDYGARAPETTHGSNHIRYVLADSTIRLTTNASVSYVLEERSFVLEEDIDLVLGPDESLETSVARFSRRSFEQTQSYWFEWTRSLSIPFEWQDAVIRAAITLKLCNFEETGAVVAAVTTSIPEAAGTERNWDYRYCWLRDAYFTIDALNRLGATRTMEGFLRFLTNLVRSSPDGQLQPVYGVSQEARLIERQIDSLPGFLGHGPVRVGNQAYEHIQNDVYGSVVLAATQSFFDHRLRSPGDEKLFERLERVGQQAVKLFDQPDAGLWELRTRARVHTFSALMCWAACNRLSKIAEKLIRPDRAGFWRDQAEHMHRVICDEAWNEERGCFAESFGGKDLDASLLLMEHVGFLPADDPRFASTVDAIGQDLRRGPYLFRYHAADDFGEPRTAFNICTFWYIGALCALKRKDEARELFENMLRHTNHLGLLSEDLDIETGELWGNFPQTYSMVGLILCAMRLSEGWHEAL; encoded by the coding sequence GTGGCCCAGCTCGATCTCGGAATCCTCGGCAACGCCAGCTTTTCGGCCCTCGTAGACGACAAGGGGCGCAACGTCTGGTGTTGCCTGCCGCGCTTCGACGGCGACCCGGTCTTCTCGAGCCTGCTGGCCGGCGAGGGTGAGCCCGAATCCGGTTTCTTCGACGTATTGCTCGAGAATTTCAGATCGAGCGAGCAGGAATACCTGCGGAATACCGCCATCCTCGTGACGCGGCTTCACGACGCGAACGGCGGTGAGATCGAGATCATCGATTTCGCACCCCGCTACCGGGAACGGGAGCGGATGTACCGCCCGATCATGCTGGTGCGCCAGATCCGCCGCATCTCGGGCGACCCGCGCATCCGCATCCGTCTCCGCCCTTCCACTGATTACGGCGCGCGCGCCCCCGAGACCACCCACGGCAGCAACCACATCCGCTACGTGCTCGCGGATTCCACGATCCGTCTGACCACCAATGCCTCGGTGAGCTACGTGCTCGAGGAACGTTCCTTCGTGCTGGAGGAAGACATCGATCTGGTCCTCGGCCCGGACGAATCCCTGGAGACATCCGTCGCGCGGTTCTCCAGGCGGAGTTTCGAACAAACCCAGAGCTACTGGTTCGAATGGACGCGCTCGCTCTCGATTCCCTTCGAGTGGCAAGATGCCGTCATTCGCGCGGCGATTACCCTGAAGCTCTGCAACTTCGAGGAAACCGGCGCGGTGGTCGCAGCCGTGACCACCTCGATTCCGGAAGCGGCCGGCACGGAACGAAACTGGGACTACCGCTACTGCTGGCTGCGAGATGCCTACTTCACCATCGACGCGCTCAACCGGCTCGGGGCAACCCGAACCATGGAGGGCTTCCTGCGTTTCCTGACCAACCTGGTGCGCAGTTCCCCCGATGGGCAGCTCCAGCCGGTCTACGGTGTCTCCCAGGAAGCGCGCCTCATCGAACGTCAGATCGATAGCCTGCCCGGTTTCCTGGGTCATGGGCCCGTTCGCGTGGGCAACCAGGCCTACGAGCACATCCAGAACGATGTCTACGGGAGCGTCGTTCTGGCCGCGACGCAATCCTTCTTCGACCACCGGCTCCGGTCCCCCGGTGACGAGAAGCTCTTCGAACGCCTCGAAAGAGTGGGCCAGCAAGCCGTGAAGCTCTTCGACCAGCCCGACGCGGGGCTGTGGGAGCTTCGCACCCGCGCGCGGGTCCACACTTTTTCCGCACTGATGTGCTGGGCGGCCTGCAACCGACTATCCAAGATCGCCGAGAAACTGATCCGGCCGGATCGGGCCGGCTTTTGGCGGGACCAGGCCGAACACATGCATCGCGTGATCTGCGACGAGGCATGGAACGAAGAGCGAGGATGTTTCGCGGAGAGCTTCGGAGGCAAGGATCTGGATGCGAGCCTCTTGCTCATGGAGCACGTCGGTTTCCTGCCCGCAGATGATCCGCGCTTCGCATCCACTGTGGACGCGATCGGCCAGGATCTGCGCCGGGGCCCGTATCTCTTCCGTTACCACGCCGCCGACGATTTCGGTGAGCCGCGAACCGCGTTCAATATCTGCACGTTCTGGTACATCGGCGCACTCTGTGCACTCAAGCGCAAGGACGAAGCCCGAGAGCTCTTCGAGAACATGCTGCGCCACACCAACCATCTGGGCCTCCTCTCCGAAGACCTCGATATCGAGACAGGCGAACTCTGGGGAAACTTCCCACAGACCTACTCGATGGTCGGCCTCATCCTGTGCGCCATGAGGCTCTCGGAAGGCTGGCACGAGGCGCTCTGA
- a CDS encoding thiamine pyrophosphate-binding protein, protein MAEITGGELLARCLASENIQFVFGLPCPEIDPLLACLEAHGIRFVPVRHEAAAAHMAEGVYKTTGAASVVLGNPGPGSANLLPGVITARHEGVPVLAITSQHRLGIVYPSPPSTFQGQDQLDAFGPSVKWGGPIFEWGRIPEVTRLAFREMWSGRPGPVQLEIPAPVLMATGDEAAVPVLAPRQYRSGPAEVSESQLEQVAELLTAAERPAVLAGSGVDRAEANEALLELVALLDCPVISTMAGRSVVPRDHAHAFYPYSTAADQVRREADVMLVVGSRLGNLDLPYDKYWGDPARQKIVQIDFEPRHLGVTRLIALGVVGEAKGALEGLLRVLGKQGFRRSGAADLARYREVEEGWWREQLQPIDAFEGPGLHPAHAMRAVGEVFGTEAIYTTDGGNTSLWAHWLLPSTRPRSYLNILELGMLGTGIPSAFGAKLANPDREVVCTTGDGAAGFNIMEMQSAAREGVKIVTVVFAEGSWTMEEPGELMIYGRTFGTEQGTIRWDVVGEGLGCHGFYVDGPDDLRPALEQARAVDGPAVVCLRTSREANLATPGDPLQRFIEVYQGPMG, encoded by the coding sequence ATGGCCGAAATCACCGGAGGCGAGCTGCTGGCGCGCTGCCTCGCCAGCGAGAACATCCAGTTCGTTTTCGGACTTCCCTGCCCGGAAATCGATCCGCTCCTGGCCTGCCTCGAAGCGCACGGGATCCGTTTCGTACCGGTACGGCACGAAGCCGCGGCGGCGCATATGGCGGAGGGTGTCTACAAGACGACCGGGGCCGCTTCCGTCGTGCTCGGGAACCCGGGGCCGGGTTCGGCGAATCTGCTGCCGGGAGTGATCACCGCGCGGCACGAGGGGGTGCCGGTCCTGGCGATCACATCCCAGCATCGCCTCGGCATCGTCTACCCCTCACCGCCTTCGACTTTCCAGGGGCAGGATCAGCTCGACGCGTTCGGCCCGAGCGTGAAGTGGGGAGGCCCGATCTTCGAATGGGGTCGTATCCCGGAGGTCACGCGCCTCGCATTCCGCGAGATGTGGAGCGGAAGGCCCGGTCCGGTGCAGCTCGAGATTCCTGCTCCGGTGCTCATGGCGACAGGCGACGAGGCGGCGGTACCCGTTCTCGCGCCCCGGCAATACCGCTCAGGGCCCGCCGAGGTTTCCGAATCCCAGCTGGAGCAGGTGGCTGAACTGCTGACGGCGGCGGAGCGCCCCGCGGTGCTGGCGGGCTCGGGGGTCGACCGGGCCGAGGCAAACGAGGCGCTGCTCGAACTGGTTGCGCTGCTCGATTGCCCCGTCATTTCGACGATGGCCGGCCGATCCGTGGTGCCGCGGGATCACGCGCACGCCTTCTATCCCTACAGCACCGCCGCCGATCAGGTTCGGCGTGAAGCCGACGTGATGCTGGTCGTCGGTTCGCGGCTCGGCAATCTCGATCTGCCCTACGACAAGTACTGGGGCGACCCGGCTCGGCAGAAGATCGTCCAGATCGATTTCGAGCCCCGGCATCTGGGTGTCACGCGGCTGATTGCATTGGGTGTGGTCGGTGAGGCGAAGGGTGCGCTCGAGGGCCTGCTGCGCGTGCTCGGGAAGCAGGGTTTCCGGCGAAGTGGCGCGGCCGATCTCGCGCGCTACCGCGAGGTCGAAGAAGGCTGGTGGCGCGAGCAGCTTCAGCCCATCGATGCGTTCGAGGGGCCCGGCCTGCATCCGGCCCACGCGATGCGGGCGGTGGGAGAGGTCTTCGGTACGGAGGCCATCTACACGACCGATGGTGGAAATACGTCACTCTGGGCGCATTGGCTGCTGCCCTCGACCCGTCCGCGCTCCTACCTGAACATTCTCGAACTCGGCATGCTAGGCACCGGCATCCCCTCGGCATTCGGAGCCAAACTCGCGAATCCAGATCGGGAGGTCGTCTGCACGACGGGTGATGGCGCGGCGGGTTTCAACATCATGGAGATGCAGTCTGCTGCCCGTGAAGGGGTGAAGATCGTGACGGTGGTCTTCGCCGAGGGCTCCTGGACGATGGAAGAGCCGGGCGAGCTGATGATCTACGGCCGCACGTTTGGCACCGAACAGGGCACGATCCGCTGGGACGTTGTCGGTGAGGGCCTCGGATGCCACGGCTTCTACGTGGATGGACCCGATGACCTCCGGCCAGCGCTCGAGCAGGCTCGGGCGGTGGATGGGCCCGCGGTGGTCTGCCTCCGCACCAGCCGTGAGGCCAATCTGGCGACCCCGGGCGATCCTCTCCAGCGCTTCATTGAGGTCTATCAGGGCCCGATGGGTTAG
- a CDS encoding FKBP-type peptidyl-prolyl cis-trans isomerase, giving the protein MQFKACAALLLSFFLMLGCSASDTDVVGGDAETAPSPEAAMDPAADMTIEVLVEGEGRSPAATDTVSVHYHGTFQDGSVFDSSVDRGKPAAFPLNRVIPCWTQAVQTMKEGGKIRVTCPPHLAYGERGAGPIPPNSTLIFEVELLGIQ; this is encoded by the coding sequence ATGCAATTCAAAGCCTGCGCGGCCCTCCTTCTCTCCTTCTTCCTCATGCTCGGCTGCTCCGCCAGCGACACCGACGTCGTCGGCGGCGACGCCGAAACGGCCCCGAGCCCCGAGGCGGCCATGGATCCGGCGGCCGACATGACGATCGAAGTGCTGGTCGAAGGCGAGGGCCGCTCCCCGGCCGCCACGGATACCGTTAGCGTCCACTACCACGGCACGTTCCAGGACGGCAGCGTCTTCGACAGCAGCGTGGACCGGGGCAAGCCCGCCGCCTTCCCGCTGAACCGCGTCATCCCCTGCTGGACTCAAGCCGTTCAGACGATGAAGGAGGGCGGAAAGATCCGGGTGACGTGCCCACCCCACCTGGCCTACGGAGAGCGCGGGGCGGGCCCAATTCCGCCGAACTCCACCCTGATCTTCGAAGTGGAGCTGCTGGGAATCCAGTAG